In the genome of Aridibaculum aurantiacum, one region contains:
- a CDS encoding PKD domain-containing protein has product MILLVAGSLGLQAQNLSNRGREFWLAYGHNNLFHHGNGQQLVLYLSTEQAATVTVSVNGTGFSQTYNIPANTVRQSIEIPKNGPNDARIQTEGESNRGIHISSNVPIVAYAHQYGANSSGATMLMPVETFGYTYYSLNYHQESNSNPSYSWFFVVASENNTRVEITPSVVTQGGRAANVPFVVNLQRGQVYNVFGQSNSLVGQDLTGSKIRSIAGSDGKCHPIGVFSGASRMIICGSSGEFMQQQIFPASAWGTRYLTYNTISTANINSPNTNWYRVAVRDPNTVVYRNGTRLTNLQRNFYYEFSGTSGDYIEADRPVLVGQYVPSMQSCASYTGNGDPEMFFLSPLEQAINRARFYATSNQSITNVYVSVIIHQLGFNSLTVNGSNAFDVVKNHPQNPDYRVAIKLLPTNSPHTIQSDSAFTAITYGFGNVESYGYNAGTLVNNLDALPSVTNTLSTIGSSTSACTNTPFNFTIKLSYKPIQMVWRLSQVGAMQPNQDVTVNNPVPFDSSLVGSRKFYEYRLPGEYLINQTGTFNIPISITSPEVDNCDNTTEITYSLTVNPPPRADFTTSYTGCRLDSAYLSGSFIGTGFSVNRYRWTFPDGSVDSVKNVAFLFPNIGSSNVRLRVIADNGCIGDTIKAVVTSPPPTATFGFSPANACEGGTVNFTDTSSYSGNAIHSWYWDFGNGVQVNAPTNAPQSQQYNAPGTYIVKHAARAGSCTGDTTQKAVTIFAKPTPSFTVPTGCLPDSMAQFINTSTVPDGQALTYLWNFGDQNATPANPTTDTARNPLHKYTAYGTYNVSLTVTTANGCTNTLAMPFTTGGFSPAINYAIVNENALCVRNQVQLRNQMNVTADSIYRMDIYWDAVNQPAVFTQIDNPAANALYPHLYPSFTAPATVGVTIKVVVYSRGGCISEKAKDITLHAVPVVTPAPAQTVCFSEPAFTLQSSVSNVQGGGVYSGNGTTAAGVFTAAQAGVGQHEIKYVFTSVGGCKDSAITTITVLPQPVADFTFSSICVGDSTSFTDNSSIPTGSIASYAWTFGDGTTGTDRPPFRKLYDNYGNYNVQLVVTSDAGCSSAPATKVVRVHALPAVDFAMPQSVCLPGGSLQFNNLTTLPNGTLSELSFTWNYGDGNSATTFNGSHVYEDSASYNIMLIATSAAGCTNDTVKTFNSFYRRPVADFEVSTSSVCQGEATTFTDLSSAPNSTISSYVWRFGDGTMSTAANPEKAYALPGNYTVRLMVSTPEGCMADTTQAILVNVQPRVDAGVNVFIPQGSTYQLHPFVNDTSLSFRWTPATYLNNANVLRPVFTAVESQTYRLMATGAVNCTGEDTVRITVLKPLNVPNAFSPNGDGINDTWLIPNLADYPGSVLEVYDRYGRVVYRTIGYTSGWNGSFNGQPLAVGTYYYIIDLKQPGYQPITGSVTILR; this is encoded by the coding sequence ATGATTTTGTTGGTAGCCGGATCTTTAGGGCTGCAGGCGCAGAACCTGAGCAATCGCGGCCGTGAGTTCTGGTTGGCCTATGGTCATAACAATTTATTCCATCATGGCAATGGGCAGCAACTGGTGCTGTACCTAAGCACGGAGCAGGCAGCCACCGTTACAGTTTCGGTAAATGGAACAGGCTTTTCTCAAACCTATAATATACCCGCTAATACGGTAAGACAAAGCATAGAGATACCTAAGAATGGACCTAACGATGCCCGTATTCAAACAGAAGGAGAAAGTAACAGGGGAATTCATATTTCCAGTAATGTACCCATAGTAGCGTATGCACACCAGTATGGTGCTAACTCATCGGGAGCCACTATGCTCATGCCGGTAGAAACTTTTGGATATACCTACTACTCACTCAACTATCACCAGGAGAGTAATTCCAATCCTTCCTATTCTTGGTTTTTTGTAGTTGCCAGCGAAAACAATACACGTGTTGAGATCACTCCATCGGTGGTTACACAAGGTGGAAGGGCAGCTAATGTCCCTTTTGTAGTAAACCTGCAACGTGGCCAGGTGTATAATGTATTTGGCCAATCTAACAGCCTTGTGGGGCAGGACCTGACAGGAAGTAAAATAAGATCTATTGCGGGTTCCGATGGTAAGTGTCATCCCATCGGCGTTTTCTCAGGTGCCAGCCGGATGATCATTTGCGGTAGCAGCGGCGAGTTTATGCAACAGCAAATATTTCCTGCAAGTGCGTGGGGAACTAGATATCTCACCTACAACACCATTAGCACAGCTAATATCAATTCACCTAATACCAACTGGTACCGTGTGGCTGTTCGCGATCCCAATACGGTTGTTTACAGGAACGGGACAAGGTTGACGAACCTGCAGCGCAATTTCTATTACGAGTTCTCTGGAACATCAGGTGATTATATAGAAGCAGATAGACCTGTCCTGGTTGGCCAGTATGTTCCATCCATGCAGAGTTGTGCGTCGTATACAGGTAATGGTGATCCTGAAATGTTCTTCTTGAGCCCGTTGGAACAAGCCATTAACAGGGCGCGATTTTATGCAACCAGTAACCAAAGTATCACCAATGTATATGTAAGCGTGATCATTCACCAGCTGGGTTTTAATTCACTTACAGTTAATGGCAGCAATGCATTTGATGTTGTAAAGAACCATCCGCAAAACCCGGATTACCGTGTTGCTATAAAATTACTTCCTACCAATAGTCCGCATACTATACAAAGTGACTCTGCTTTTACTGCTATTACTTATGGTTTTGGAAACGTAGAAAGTTATGGTTACAACGCGGGTACCCTGGTTAATAATTTGGATGCTCTGCCATCAGTTACCAATACGCTTAGTACTATTGGAAGTAGTACTAGTGCCTGTACCAATACTCCTTTTAATTTCACCATTAAGCTTTCGTACAAACCAATCCAGATGGTGTGGAGGCTTAGCCAGGTTGGTGCCATGCAGCCCAACCAGGATGTAACAGTAAATAATCCTGTTCCTTTTGATTCATCATTGGTTGGATCAAGAAAATTCTATGAATACCGCCTGCCGGGAGAATACCTGATTAACCAAACCGGCACATTCAACATTCCTATTTCCATTACTTCTCCTGAAGTAGATAACTGCGACAACACCACAGAGATCACCTATAGCCTTACTGTCAATCCACCTCCTCGTGCTGATTTTACAACCTCCTATACCGGCTGCAGATTGGACTCCGCTTACTTATCTGGGAGTTTCATTGGAACAGGATTCTCTGTTAACCGCTACCGTTGGACATTCCCTGATGGCAGTGTAGACAGTGTGAAGAATGTTGCTTTTCTATTTCCCAATATTGGCAGCAGCAATGTGCGGCTGCGGGTGATAGCAGATAATGGCTGTATTGGCGATACAATTAAGGCAGTAGTTACTAGTCCGCCGCCTACGGCTACTTTTGGTTTCAGTCCTGCAAATGCCTGCGAAGGAGGAACCGTCAACTTCACCGATACCTCGTCGTATAGTGGAAACGCTATCCATAGCTGGTACTGGGATTTTGGTAATGGGGTACAGGTAAATGCACCTACCAATGCACCACAGAGCCAGCAGTACAATGCGCCCGGTACGTATATAGTAAAACATGCTGCCCGTGCAGGAAGCTGTACAGGCGATACAACACAAAAGGCAGTAACAATTTTTGCAAAGCCCACTCCTTCATTTACCGTACCTACAGGCTGTCTTCCCGATAGCATGGCCCAGTTCATAAATACCAGTACGGTTCCAGATGGCCAGGCACTTACTTACCTGTGGAATTTTGGAGATCAGAACGCTACGCCTGCTAACCCTACTACTGATACTGCACGCAACCCGCTGCATAAGTATACTGCCTACGGAACGTATAATGTTTCGCTTACAGTAACTACTGCCAATGGATGTACCAATACTTTGGCAATGCCTTTTACTACCGGCGGTTTTTCACCTGCCATCAATTATGCCATTGTAAATGAAAATGCATTGTGTGTGCGTAACCAGGTACAACTGCGAAACCAGATGAATGTAACTGCAGATTCTATCTACAGGATGGACATTTACTGGGATGCGGTAAACCAGCCTGCTGTATTTACACAAATTGATAACCCGGCAGCCAATGCCCTTTACCCGCATTTATATCCTTCATTTACTGCCCCGGCTACGGTTGGTGTTACCATTAAGGTTGTGGTGTATTCAAGGGGAGGATGTATAAGTGAAAAGGCCAAAGACATTACGCTTCATGCTGTACCGGTAGTGACACCTGCGCCGGCACAAACCGTATGTTTTAGTGAGCCGGCTTTCACGCTGCAATCATCCGTTTCTAATGTACAAGGCGGTGGTGTTTATTCAGGTAATGGAACAACGGCAGCGGGTGTGTTCACCGCGGCACAGGCAGGTGTAGGCCAGCACGAGATCAAATATGTTTTTACAAGCGTTGGCGGATGTAAAGATTCAGCAATAACAACTATTACTGTTTTACCACAGCCTGTTGCTGATTTTACTTTCTCCAGTATTTGCGTTGGCGACTCCACCAGTTTTACCGACAATTCTTCCATACCTACAGGCTCTATCGCATCGTATGCATGGACGTTTGGTGATGGTACAACGGGTACTGATCGTCCACCGTTCAGGAAGTTGTATGACAATTACGGCAACTATAATGTGCAGCTGGTAGTAACCAGTGATGCAGGATGTAGTAGTGCACCGGCAACAAAGGTTGTGCGTGTACATGCTTTACCTGCTGTTGATTTTGCTATGCCTCAATCGGTTTGTCTGCCGGGTGGTTCATTACAATTTAATAACCTCACTACACTACCTAACGGCACCCTTTCCGAACTCAGCTTTACATGGAATTATGGAGATGGTAACAGCGCCACTACATTCAATGGATCGCATGTTTATGAAGATAGCGCCAGCTACAATATCATGCTTATTGCTACCTCTGCAGCCGGATGTACCAACGACACCGTAAAAACTTTCAATTCGTTTTACAGACGACCGGTAGCTGATTTTGAAGTATCTACTTCATCCGTTTGCCAGGGCGAAGCAACCACTTTTACGGATCTAAGCTCTGCGCCTAATAGCACTATCAGCAGCTATGTATGGCGGTTTGGGGATGGTACAATGAGCACTGCGGCCAATCCTGAAAAGGCATATGCTCTGCCGGGTAATTACACTGTTCGTCTTATGGTTAGCACACCTGAAGGTTGTATGGCCGATACCACTCAAGCTATTTTGGTAAATGTGCAGCCACGTGTAGATGCAGGCGTTAACGTATTTATCCCGCAAGGCTCCACTTACCAGCTTCATCCATTTGTAAATGATACCTCTTTATCCTTTAGGTGGACACCTGCTACTTACCTAAACAATGCAAACGTGTTGCGTCCGGTTTTCACTGCCGTAGAAAGCCAGACCTACAGGTTGATGGCTACAGGTGCAGTTAATTGTACAGGAGAGGATACAGTACGTATCACTGTGCTAAAACCACTAAATGTGCCGAATGCTTTTTCGCCCAATGGTGATGGCATAAATGATACATGGCTTATACCTAATCTTGCTGATTACCCGGGTAGCGTACTGGAAGTGTACGACAGATATGGTCGTGTGGTGTACAGGACGATTGGCTACACCAGCGGATGGAATGGAAGCTTTAATGGCCAGCCTTTAGCCGTGGGTACCTACTATTACATCATTGATCTGAAACAGCCAGGTTACCAACCAATCACAGGTTCTGTTACCATTCTTAGATAG